The DNA segment CTTGAAGGATGGCTTCGAGTTCGAGGCTTGGTTGAGCCGTTATCGGATCGATGTCGTTTTCGCACAGCACCTCAACCAGTACCTCTGGATCATTCAGATTTCGCCCTTCTACCCATATGGCCTGAAACATGGCCTCCAGGTACTGCGTGAAGCGCGATGTGTCCTGTCGTTGCAGGGCCACCGCAGCTCGGAGCAGAGGCCATGTGTCGATCGGGAAATAGGGATTCGGTTGCAGCGAAACGCCATAACGCTTGGCGAAGCGTTGGAAATCGATAAGCAGATAGCGCCCTTTAGCCATAACCCGGACGGGCGATCTGTTCCCTGTGGCTTCGAAAAGTGAGCGCAGCTGGATAGGGCGATAGATCAGTGATGCGCCGGCACGGGCGCAAATCGTGGGCAGTTGGGTGCTTGCCAGATAGCTGGTTGGGCTTCCGAAATCGAAAAAGAACTCTACAACCCTGTTCACAGTGCTCTCCTTGCAGTGCTGGCGGAAGTTTCGATGAGTTGTCGCCCTCATTGAGATGCGCTCCGTAGTGCGCCAATCAGGGCAGCAACTTTTGATAAACGATCGTTAGGTAAACGGACGTTATGCTATGCTCACCAAGGCGTCAAGCCAGTCCACCGGAGGTCGTCGTGCGTTACTCAGCCACCCACAAGGAAGAAACCCGGCAGAAGCTGCTGGAAAGCAGCGGCGCCATTGCCAAGCGCGGCGGCTTCTCAAGTACCGGCGTCGACGGCCTGATGAAGGCTATCGGCCTCACTGGCGGCGCCTTCTACAGCCACTTCCCGTCGAAGAACGACCTCTTCACCGCCGTCGTGCAGCGCGAGCTGTCCCAGAGCTTGATCGGCCATATCGCCCTAGGCGAAGGCTTCTGCCGCGACAAGCTGGAGCGCTGCCTCGATCGTTACCTGAGCATGGCCCATCTGCAGAATCCTGATACGGGCTGCGCCATCCCGACGCTCGGTGCGGAAATCGCCCGTGCCGATCGTTCGGTGCGCGAGGAGGCTGAGCACTGGATGCTGCAGTTGCAGCGCGCCTGGGCGGAAATCCTCGGAGATGGCGACCTGGCCTGGGCGCTGATTTCCCAATGCGTTGGCGCCCTGGTGGTAGCGCGCATGCTGGCTCGTGAGGAAACCCAGGCCGAAGTGCTGGAAGCCAGCCGC comes from the Pseudomonas sp. TCU-HL1 genome and includes:
- a CDS encoding 2-hydroxychromene-2-carboxylate isomerase, whose protein sequence is MNRVVEFFFDFGSPTSYLASTQLPTICARAGASLIYRPIQLRSLFEATGNRSPVRVMAKGRYLLIDFQRFAKRYGVSLQPNPYFPIDTWPLLRAAVALQRQDTSRFTQYLEAMFQAIWVEGRNLNDPEVLVEVLCENDIDPITAQPSLELEAILQDNLDEAVEKGAFGVPTCFVGEQMFFGQDRLDFLAEELCQNTSRV
- a CDS encoding TetR/AcrR family transcriptional regulator, encoding MRYSATHKEETRQKLLESSGAIAKRGGFSSTGVDGLMKAIGLTGGAFYSHFPSKNDLFTAVVQRELSQSLIGHIALGEGFCRDKLERCLDRYLSMAHLQNPDTGCAIPTLGAEIARADRSVREEAEHWMLQLQRAWAEILGDGDLAWALISQCVGALVVARMLAREETQAEVLEASRGFLGRAVDQLEQ